One part of the Thermoanaerobacterium sp. CMT5567-10 genome encodes these proteins:
- the gyrB gene encoding DNA topoisomerase (ATP-hydrolyzing) subunit B: protein MAKDETYGASQIQILEGLEAVRKRPGMYIGSTSSRGLHHLVYEIVDNSIDEALAGYCKNIDVIIHKDNSVSVIDDGRGIPTDVHPQTGKSGVEVALTVLHAGGKFNNDVYKVSGGLHGVGLSVVNALSKELEVIVKQNGKVYEQKYERGVPKSELKIIGDTDETGTMIRFKPDDEIFETLEYDYDVLSQRLRELSFLNKGVRIRLMDERDGKEDVFHYEGGIVEFVKYLNRNKEVLHPEPIYMESKSDTYEVEVAMQYNDSYTENIFSFANNIDTREGGTHLVGFKAALTKVINDYARKFNFIKDNDKNLQGEDVREGLTAIISVKLMNPQFEGQTKTKLGNSEMRSIVDSVVTEKLAAFMEENPSLSKVILEKATSAARAREAARKARELTRRKSALESTSLPGKLADCSEKDASKCELYLVEGDSAGGSAKMGRDSRYQAILPLRGKILNVEKARLDRILSSDEIKAMITALGTGIGSDFDISKLRYHKVVIMTDADVDGSHIRTLLLTFFYRFMRPLIENGNVYIAQPPLYKIEKNKKVYYAYSDKELDNILKEIGRENYNVQRYKGLGEMDAEQLWDTTMDPEKRTMLKVSLDDAIAADEIFTILMGDKVEPRREFIEKYAKTVRNLDI, encoded by the coding sequence ATGGCAAAAGATGAAACATATGGTGCAAGTCAAATTCAAATTTTAGAAGGTCTTGAGGCTGTTAGAAAACGACCTGGAATGTATATAGGAAGTACCAGTAGCAGAGGACTTCACCATCTTGTATATGAAATAGTAGATAACAGCATTGATGAGGCATTAGCCGGATATTGTAAAAATATCGATGTTATAATTCATAAAGATAATTCTGTGTCAGTTATAGATGATGGAAGAGGTATACCTACAGATGTACATCCACAGACTGGTAAATCAGGTGTTGAAGTGGCACTTACTGTGCTTCATGCGGGTGGTAAGTTTAATAACGATGTGTATAAAGTTTCTGGTGGACTTCATGGTGTTGGATTATCAGTTGTAAATGCTCTATCTAAAGAATTAGAAGTTATTGTTAAGCAAAACGGCAAAGTGTATGAACAAAAATATGAAAGAGGAGTTCCTAAATCAGAACTTAAGATCATTGGTGACACGGATGAAACCGGTACGATGATAAGATTTAAGCCTGATGATGAAATTTTTGAGACCCTGGAATACGATTATGATGTATTATCTCAAAGATTAAGGGAATTATCGTTTTTAAATAAAGGCGTAAGAATTAGGCTTATGGATGAGAGAGATGGAAAGGAAGACGTATTCCATTATGAAGGTGGTATAGTAGAATTTGTTAAATATTTAAACAGAAATAAAGAAGTGCTACATCCTGAGCCTATTTACATGGAAAGTAAAAGTGATACTTATGAAGTAGAAGTTGCGATGCAGTATAATGATTCATATACAGAAAATATATTTAGCTTTGCCAATAATATTGATACCAGAGAAGGCGGTACTCATCTAGTAGGTTTTAAAGCAGCTTTAACAAAAGTTATAAATGATTATGCTAGAAAATTTAATTTCATAAAGGATAATGACAAAAACTTGCAAGGTGAAGATGTCAGGGAAGGATTAACGGCTATCATAAGCGTAAAACTTATGAATCCACAGTTTGAAGGGCAGACAAAGACTAAATTAGGTAATTCTGAAATGCGTTCAATAGTGGATTCTGTTGTAACAGAAAAACTCGCAGCATTTATGGAGGAAAATCCTTCTTTATCGAAGGTAATTCTTGAGAAAGCTACATCTGCTGCTAGGGCTAGAGAAGCTGCTAGAAAGGCTAGAGAACTTACAAGGAGAAAGTCAGCACTGGAATCTACTTCACTTCCTGGTAAATTAGCAGATTGTTCAGAAAAAGATGCATCAAAGTGTGAGCTTTACCTTGTAGAGGGTGATTCTGCAGGTGGTTCTGCAAAGATGGGAAGAGATAGCAGATATCAAGCAATACTTCCTCTTAGAGGTAAGATTTTAAATGTTGAAAAGGCAAGACTTGATAGAATTTTATCAAGCGATGAGATAAAAGCGATGATAACCGCTTTAGGTACCGGTATAGGAAGTGATTTTGATATTTCGAAGCTTAGATATCACAAAGTTGTGATTATGACAGATGCTGATGTAGACGGTAGCCATATAAGAACTTTACTTCTTACATTTTTCTACAGATTTATGAGACCATTAATAGAGAATGGAAATGTATATATAGCACAACCGCCCCTTTACAAAATAGAAAAGAATAAAAAAGTTTATTATGCTTATTCTGATAAAGAACTTGACAATATTTTAAAAGAAATTGGAAGGGAAAATTACAATGTACAGAGATACAAAGGTCTTGGCGAAATGGATGCTGAGCAGCTTTGGGATACTACAATGGATCCTGAAAAGAGGACAATGCTTAAAGTAAGCCTTGATGATGCAATTGCTGCAGACGAAATATTTACAATCTTGATGGGTGACAAAGTAGAGCCAAGGCGAGAATTTATTGAAAAATACGCAAAAACAGTTAGAAATCTTGATATATAG
- a CDS encoding bacterioferritin, which translates to MINKKELISNLNSDLTKEYAAMIQYIQHSSMLHGAEYVEVIDKILEHAKDEHEHAVILTDIIQYLGGIPTVEVYPRQTSLDNREMLYQDLNYEYDALNGYNQRISQAENLGLFDIGQKLRNIALEEENHIIDLEKALGILKVDP; encoded by the coding sequence ATGATAAATAAAAAAGAGCTGATTTCAAACTTAAACTCTGATTTAACAAAAGAATACGCAGCAATGATTCAATATATACAACATTCCAGCATGCTGCATGGTGCAGAATACGTAGAAGTGATAGATAAGATATTAGAACATGCAAAAGATGAACATGAACATGCAGTAATACTGACAGATATAATTCAATACCTTGGGGGAATTCCCACGGTGGAAGTTTACCCAAGACAAACATCTCTTGACAATCGTGAAATGCTGTATCAAGATTTAAATTATGAATATGATGCATTAAATGGATACAATCAAAGAATATCACAGGCAGAAAACCTTGGATTATTTGATATAGGACAAAAATTGAGAAATATAGCTTTAGAAGAAGAAAATCATATAATAGATCTTGAAAAAGCTCTAGGTATATTAAAAGTAGATCCATAA
- the ilvN gene encoding acetolactate synthase small subunit, with the protein MHIISVLVNNHSGVLSRVVGLFSRRGYNIESLAVGTTEQNDQSRITLTVNGDDYVITQIIRQLNKLYDVIKVQDVGKYPNVSRELVLVKVEINSNTRDDIMHIVETFRGKVIDISLNSIIIEITGDSEKVEAFIKLIKQFQVRELTRTGLITLERENRILKEYEEEF; encoded by the coding sequence ATACACATTATATCTGTCTTAGTAAATAATCATTCTGGTGTTTTATCTCGGGTTGTAGGTCTTTTCTCGAGAAGAGGTTACAACATTGAAAGTCTTGCAGTTGGTACTACCGAGCAGAATGATCAATCTCGTATTACACTAACAGTCAATGGTGACGATTATGTAATAACACAGATAATAAGGCAGCTTAACAAGTTGTATGATGTCATTAAAGTTCAGGATGTTGGTAAATATCCCAATGTTTCAAGAGAACTTGTACTTGTAAAAGTGGAGATAAATTCAAATACACGAGATGACATCATGCATATAGTTGAAACCTTCAGGGGGAAAGTCATTGATATTTCGTTAAATTCAATCATCATTGAAATCACTGGTGACAGTGAAAAAGTAGAGGCATTTATAAAACTTATCAAACAATTTCAAGTCAGAGAACTTACAAGAACAGGTCTTATAACTTTAGAAAGAGAAAATAGAATTTTAAAAGAATATGAGGAGGAATTTTAA
- the gyrA gene encoding DNA gyrase subunit A, with translation MRVIPVDVEDEMKKSFIDYAMSVIVSRALPDVRDGLKPVHRRILYAMNGLGLTPDKPYKKSVSVVGEVLGKYHPHGDVAVYDAMVRMAQDFSMREPLVDGHGNFGSIDGDPAAAMRYTEARLSKIAIEMLTDINKETVDFVPNFDENFKEPVVLPSRFPNLLVNGSQGIAVGMATNIPPHNLGEVIDGIIAYIDNPYITTDELMKYIKGPDFPTGGLIVGKDGIKDTYKTGRGKIIVRAKAEIEEHNGRNRIVITEVPYMVIKSKLVEKIAELVRDKHIEGISDLRDESDRNGMRVVIELKRDVNPKVVLNKLYMHTQMQQTFGAIMLALVDGAPKILSLNQIIEKYVDHQVDVITRRTRFELQKAEERAHILEGLKIALDHIDEVINVIRSSKTEPIAKQNLMEKFGLSDKQSQAIVDMRLGRLTGLERQKVEDELNELYRKIGELKGILADEKKVLEIIKKELKEIKDKFSSERKTHIVAKEDEMDIEDLVQLEDAVVTMTHFGYIKRMPLDAYKSQKRGGKGISGISTREDDFVENVFTTTTHDRLLFFTNKGKVYSLRTIDIPESGRQAKGTAIVNLIQIDQDEKVNAVIPIRNSVKARYVVMCTKKGIIKKTEIDDFPKIKKSGNTAIKLDDSDELINVMLTDGNKEIIIGTANGFCIRFHENNLRPVGRQARGVIAISLRDDDYVVEMDLIDEGSEILVVTENGYGKRSDAKEYRLQTRAGKGIIATKITKKTGKLVSIMSVSEKDELMIISANGILIRTKIADISKMHRDTTGVTLMKLDDGDRVVSTAKIDNDDEEE, from the coding sequence ATGAGAGTTATACCTGTAGATGTTGAAGATGAAATGAAAAAATCATTTATTGATTACGCTATGAGCGTCATTGTAAGCAGGGCTTTGCCTGATGTCAGGGATGGATTAAAGCCTGTTCACAGGAGAATTCTTTATGCTATGAATGGGCTTGGATTAACGCCTGATAAACCGTATAAAAAAAGTGTATCTGTCGTTGGAGAAGTTTTAGGAAAATACCATCCACATGGTGATGTAGCTGTTTATGATGCGATGGTAAGAATGGCACAAGATTTTTCCATGAGGGAGCCATTAGTTGATGGCCATGGAAACTTTGGAAGCATCGACGGAGATCCGGCTGCTGCTATGAGGTACACAGAGGCAAGGCTGTCGAAGATAGCGATAGAGATGCTTACTGATATCAATAAAGAAACTGTTGATTTTGTTCCAAACTTTGATGAAAATTTCAAAGAGCCTGTTGTACTACCATCAAGGTTTCCTAACCTATTGGTAAATGGATCACAAGGTATAGCTGTTGGCATGGCAACTAATATTCCTCCCCATAATTTAGGTGAAGTCATAGATGGTATAATAGCTTATATAGACAATCCTTACATCACTACAGATGAGCTTATGAAATATATTAAAGGACCTGACTTTCCAACAGGAGGCCTTATTGTTGGAAAAGATGGTATAAAGGATACGTATAAAACAGGTAGAGGCAAAATAATAGTTAGAGCAAAAGCAGAAATAGAGGAGCATAATGGCAGAAATAGAATTGTAATTACGGAAGTACCTTATATGGTAATAAAATCAAAACTGGTTGAAAAGATAGCAGAGCTAGTGAGAGATAAACATATCGAAGGTATATCTGATTTAAGAGATGAATCCGATAGAAATGGAATGAGAGTTGTCATCGAATTAAAGAGAGATGTAAATCCAAAGGTTGTTCTAAATAAACTTTACATGCATACTCAGATGCAGCAGACATTTGGAGCCATAATGTTGGCACTTGTAGATGGGGCTCCAAAGATACTGTCATTAAATCAGATCATAGAAAAGTATGTAGACCATCAAGTAGATGTTATTACAAGAAGGACAAGGTTTGAGCTTCAGAAAGCTGAAGAAAGAGCACATATATTAGAAGGGCTGAAGATAGCGTTAGATCATATAGATGAAGTTATAAATGTTATACGAAGCTCTAAAACAGAGCCTATAGCTAAGCAAAACTTGATGGAGAAGTTTGGGCTAAGTGATAAACAATCTCAGGCAATTGTTGATATGAGATTGGGGCGTTTAACTGGCCTTGAAAGGCAAAAGGTAGAAGATGAATTAAATGAACTGTATAGGAAAATCGGAGAACTGAAAGGCATATTAGCTGATGAAAAAAAGGTGCTGGAAATAATTAAAAAAGAACTTAAAGAAATAAAAGATAAATTTTCATCGGAAAGAAAGACTCATATAGTAGCAAAAGAAGATGAAATGGATATTGAAGATTTAGTTCAACTGGAAGATGCTGTTGTAACAATGACGCATTTTGGTTATATAAAGAGAATGCCGCTTGACGCATATAAATCTCAGAAGCGTGGAGGAAAAGGTATATCGGGTATATCCACGAGAGAAGACGACTTTGTAGAGAATGTCTTTACGACAACAACTCATGACAGGCTTTTGTTTTTTACAAATAAAGGAAAAGTATACAGCTTAAGAACTATAGATATACCTGAATCAGGAAGACAAGCAAAAGGGACGGCTATAGTTAATCTAATTCAAATAGATCAAGATGAAAAAGTAAATGCTGTAATACCAATAAGGAATTCCGTTAAAGCAAGATATGTAGTCATGTGTACAAAGAAGGGGATCATTAAAAAGACAGAAATAGATGATTTTCCTAAAATTAAAAAAAGCGGTAATACAGCTATTAAGCTTGACGATAGTGATGAACTTATAAATGTTATGCTTACGGATGGTAATAAGGAAATTATTATAGGTACAGCTAATGGTTTTTGCATTAGATTCCATGAAAATAATCTGAGACCTGTAGGAAGACAGGCAAGAGGTGTTATAGCTATATCTCTTAGAGATGATGATTATGTTGTAGAGATGGATCTTATAGACGAAGGCAGTGAGATATTGGTTGTAACTGAAAATGGTTATGGAAAAAGAAGCGATGCGAAAGAATACAGATTGCAGACAAGGGCTGGAAAAGGAATAATAGCTACAAAAATAACAAAAAAAACTGGAAAATTAGTTTCAATAATGTCTGTAAGTGAAAAAGATGAGCTTATGATAATTTCAGCTAATGGGATACTCATAAGGACGAAAATTGCTGATATATCTAAGATGCACAGGGATACGACTGGAGTTACGCTGATGAAACTCGATGATGGTGATAGAGTTGTTTCAACTGCAAAGATAGACAATGATGATGAGGAAGAGTAA